One region of Vescimonas fastidiosa genomic DNA includes:
- a CDS encoding sortase family protein, producing the protein MQPPKQIPLTDDEDEDIGVKLFSESDFGRHLLLTLNEKNSIADANADYVKENPYIYLSVKGDDMVFQITACFITDIDFDYSVPNPTGEELTNFFEQVAKKNWLEFDGVSFSEEDTVRLTPEPEMP; encoded by the coding sequence ATGCAGCCGCCGAAACAGATCCCGCTGACCGACGACGAGGACGAGGACATCGGCGTAAAGCTGTTCAGTGAGAGCGACTTCGGTCGGCATCTGCTCCTTACGCTGAACGAGAAAAACTCCATCGCGGATGCCAATGCGGACTATGTGAAGGAGAACCCGTATATCTACCTCTCGGTGAAAGGCGATGATATGGTCTTCCAGATCACGGCCTGCTTCATCACGGATATTGACTTTGATTACAGCGTTCCCAACCCCACAGGTGAGGAACTGACAAACTTCTTTGAGCAGGTGGCAAAGAAGAACTGGCTGGAATTTGACGGTGTATCCTTCAGTGAGGAGGACACCGTGCGCCTTACTCCAGAACCGGAGATGCCTTAA
- a CDS encoding tyrosine-type recombinase/integrase, whose amino-acid sequence MASIKKLDERRYKITVSNGYRPDGKKISKAKTIQVPPSVPKRGIGQYVAHAAEELERSFKTGYAEDGEMTFEEFASRWLKRQTKYAPSTIATYRQMLEVVYPMIGGIRLNKLRPMALENMLSELRKRKHHGKRINESTAQRYLSVVSAVLSDAKRNEIIEKNPARMLDLPTPQRTVQRIPTRGEVEKLLDALAKEPRHYRLFYLLSMYTGCRRGELSALQWSDFTGTQNGLLLTVSRSRSSVPGKGIVEGSTKNGKSREVYLSSDLRGILLAYKRRKQMEADKQRRRLSPYLFTDEQGQLIHPDTFTKRLRKIYAAIGFPREYHLHTLRHYFVTSLLHCGVDKQTVADLVGHADTGFLERTYCHPQQAQKEQAADSMRTMLRPDGEQIFNLAAACSPKQHSA is encoded by the coding sequence ATGGCAAGCATCAAAAAATTGGACGAGCGACGGTATAAGATCACCGTCAGCAACGGCTACCGGCCTGACGGCAAAAAAATCAGCAAGGCGAAGACCATCCAAGTCCCGCCCAGCGTTCCCAAGCGCGGCATCGGGCAGTATGTCGCCCACGCCGCCGAGGAACTGGAGCGCAGCTTCAAGACCGGCTACGCCGAGGATGGCGAGATGACCTTTGAGGAATTCGCCTCCCGCTGGCTGAAGCGGCAGACGAAATATGCCCCCAGCACCATCGCTACATACCGGCAGATGCTGGAGGTGGTGTATCCCATGATCGGCGGCATCCGCCTCAATAAGCTCCGACCGATGGCACTGGAAAATATGCTCTCCGAGCTGCGCAAGCGCAAGCACCACGGAAAGCGCATCAACGAATCCACCGCGCAGCGATACCTCTCTGTGGTCTCCGCCGTACTCAGCGACGCCAAGCGCAATGAGATTATCGAAAAGAATCCCGCGCGGATGTTAGACCTGCCCACACCGCAGCGCACGGTGCAGCGCATTCCCACGCGAGGCGAGGTGGAAAAGCTGCTGGACGCGCTGGCAAAGGAGCCGCGACACTACCGTCTGTTTTATCTGCTCTCCATGTACACCGGCTGCCGCCGGGGCGAGCTGAGCGCTCTGCAATGGTCGGACTTCACCGGCACGCAAAATGGTCTGCTGCTCACCGTCAGCCGCTCCCGCAGCAGCGTTCCCGGCAAGGGCATCGTGGAGGGCAGCACCAAAAACGGCAAGAGCCGCGAAGTCTACCTCTCCTCTGACCTGCGGGGCATCCTCCTCGCCTACAAGCGCCGCAAGCAGATGGAGGCGGACAAGCAGCGCCGCAGGCTCAGTCCCTACCTCTTCACCGACGAGCAGGGGCAGCTCATCCACCCGGACACCTTCACCAAGCGGCTGCGGAAGATCTATGCCGCCATCGGCTTTCCGCGGGAGTACCACCTCCACACCCTACGGCACTATTTCGTGACCTCGCTTCTGCACTGCGGCGTGGACAAGCAGACGGTGGCAGACCTCGTAGGTCATGCGGACACCGGCTTTCTGGAGCGTACCTACTGCCACCCCCAGCAGGCGCAGAAGGAGCAGGCGGCTGACTCCATGCGCACCATGCTCCGTCCGGACGGCGAGCAGATCTTCAATCTCGCCGCCGCCTGTTCTCCGAAGCAGCACAGCGCATGA
- a CDS encoding AAA family ATPase has product MSQIKRLQTIDADTLQSTAYEPVSFVVDDLLPQGLHLLAGAPKIGKSWLALWLCLCAAQGKPLWTFATRPCEVLYLCLEDSFQRIQSRLFDLTEDAPPTLHFAVMSQRLHNGLVEQIEQFLKEHPKTRLIVIDTLQRIRTAGNDANPYASDYRDIGVLKALADKHRIAILLVHHLRKMNDDDPMNMISGTTGLSGATDSNFVLRKSKRRENTATLYCTGRDIPYRELALEFDGEDHVWKLLSDNCEQAEQPNERILFLLSELLCQQPEISAPAKTLLEKIDPAGTEGLTPNSFSHRIRKSVDALRRNGITVSFRKSNGDRLICLKRVDGVDDPATGNIVTIDPDNPPCFGV; this is encoded by the coding sequence ATGTCACAAATCAAACGACTGCAAACCATTGACGCGGACACGCTGCAAAGCACCGCTTACGAACCGGTCTCCTTCGTGGTCGACGATCTGCTTCCGCAAGGACTGCACCTGCTGGCAGGCGCGCCGAAGATCGGCAAATCGTGGCTGGCGCTGTGGCTGTGTCTCTGCGCCGCGCAGGGCAAGCCGCTCTGGACGTTCGCCACGCGCCCATGCGAAGTGCTGTACCTCTGTCTGGAGGACAGCTTTCAGCGTATCCAGAGCCGCCTCTTCGATCTCACGGAGGACGCTCCGCCCACGCTGCACTTCGCCGTCATGTCCCAGCGGCTCCACAACGGGCTGGTGGAACAGATCGAGCAATTTTTGAAGGAGCATCCGAAGACCAGGCTCATCGTCATCGACACGCTCCAGCGCATCCGCACCGCGGGCAATGACGCAAACCCGTATGCCAGCGACTACCGGGACATCGGCGTTCTGAAAGCGCTGGCGGACAAGCACCGCATCGCCATCCTGCTGGTGCATCATCTGCGGAAGATGAATGACGATGATCCCATGAACATGATCTCCGGCACCACCGGACTCAGCGGTGCCACCGACAGCAACTTCGTCCTCCGCAAGAGCAAGCGCAGAGAGAACACCGCCACGCTCTACTGCACCGGGCGGGACATCCCCTACCGGGAACTGGCACTGGAGTTCGATGGCGAGGATCATGTCTGGAAACTGCTGTCAGATAACTGTGAACAGGCGGAGCAACCCAACGAGCGGATTCTTTTTCTTCTCTCTGAATTGCTGTGCCAGCAGCCGGAGATCAGCGCCCCTGCCAAGACGCTGTTGGAAAAGATCGACCCTGCCGGTACGGAGGGACTGACCCCCAACAGCTTCTCCCACCGAATCCGTAAAAGCGTTGACGCTCTAAGGAGAAACGGCATTACGGTGTCCTTCCGCAAGAGCAACGGCGACCGTCTGATCTGCCTGAAAAGGGTCGATGGTGTCGATGATCCCGCTACCGGAAACATCGTCACCATCGACCCTGATAACCCGCCGTGTTTCGGCGTGTGA
- the hcp gene encoding hydroxylamine reductase — protein sequence MNNMDLGYEMFCYQCEQTANGKGCTKLGVCGKTPEIANLQDLLIFQIKGISCYGKVLQDEGQHIDKNIIRFIENVLFTTLTNVNFDSKVHVELLNESQRIKENLRTITGELHNQTSYATYDLPETKTQMLKDAQFAGIMYDKSLDPDIRSLRQTILYGLKGVSAYGHQARELGYYSDEVDEFYIQALEALTDDNLTVEELIRMTMRTGEAAIEVMKKLDEANTAVYGNPAPHRVNIHMRKGPFIVVSGHDLKDLEMLLEQTKGTGVNVYTHGEMLPCHGYEGLKKYPHLVGNFGGAWQDQQKQFDDLPGCILMTTNCLMRPRESYKGRIYSTNVVGWEGVKHIGKRENGEKDFSEIIQQAIELGGYPEDQEPHEILVGFGHHSVLSDSDKIVAAVKAGKIRHFFLIGGCDGARPGRNYYTEFAKMVPKDCVILTLACGKYRFNKLDFGEVAGLPRLLDVGQCNDVYSAIRIATGLADAFGTDVNGLPLSLIVSWYEQKAVADLLALLSLGIKGIYLGPTLPAFLSPNVLQYLVDTFDLRLITNAEDDIKTCLKQNI from the coding sequence ATGAATAATATGGATTTAGGATACGAAATGTTTTGCTATCAATGTGAGCAAACAGCGAACGGAAAGGGCTGTACAAAGCTTGGGGTTTGCGGAAAGACACCGGAAATCGCCAATCTGCAGGATTTGCTGATCTTTCAAATCAAAGGGATCAGCTGTTACGGAAAAGTTCTGCAAGATGAGGGACAGCATATCGATAAAAATATCATACGGTTTATCGAAAATGTTCTTTTCACAACGCTGACGAATGTTAATTTTGATTCGAAAGTACACGTGGAATTATTGAACGAATCACAACGGATAAAAGAAAATTTGAGAACAATCACAGGAGAGCTTCACAATCAGACATCATACGCCACTTATGATCTTCCCGAAACAAAAACACAAATGCTAAAGGATGCTCAATTCGCGGGAATTATGTATGATAAATCCCTTGACCCGGATATTCGCTCATTGAGGCAAACCATTTTATACGGACTGAAAGGTGTCAGCGCCTATGGGCATCAGGCAAGAGAACTGGGCTATTACAGTGATGAGGTAGATGAATTTTATATTCAGGCATTGGAAGCTCTCACAGACGATAACCTCACAGTGGAAGAACTGATCCGAATGACCATGCGCACCGGAGAAGCGGCAATTGAGGTTATGAAAAAATTGGATGAAGCCAATACTGCAGTTTACGGAAATCCGGCACCCCATAGGGTCAATATCCATATGAGGAAAGGACCCTTTATCGTTGTTTCGGGACATGATTTGAAGGATTTGGAAATGCTGCTGGAACAAACAAAGGGAACGGGGGTCAATGTGTATACACACGGTGAAATGCTGCCGTGCCACGGATATGAGGGATTAAAAAAATACCCCCACCTTGTCGGGAATTTCGGTGGTGCGTGGCAAGATCAACAAAAACAATTTGATGATCTTCCGGGATGTATTCTAATGACGACGAATTGCCTTATGCGGCCGAGAGAGAGCTATAAAGGCCGAATCTACAGCACGAATGTAGTGGGCTGGGAAGGGGTAAAACACATTGGGAAAAGAGAAAACGGTGAAAAGGATTTCAGTGAAATCATTCAGCAGGCAATAGAATTGGGCGGCTATCCGGAGGATCAGGAGCCCCACGAGATACTTGTCGGATTCGGGCATCATTCGGTATTAAGCGATTCTGACAAAATCGTAGCGGCAGTAAAAGCAGGAAAAATCAGACATTTCTTTCTTATTGGCGGCTGTGACGGAGCAAGACCCGGTCGAAACTATTATACAGAGTTTGCTAAGATGGTCCCGAAAGACTGCGTGATATTAACGCTCGCATGCGGAAAATACAGATTTAACAAACTGGATTTCGGTGAAGTAGCGGGACTGCCGAGACTTTTGGATGTCGGGCAATGCAATGATGTATATTCTGCCATACGGATCGCAACAGGTTTAGCAGATGCTTTTGGTACCGATGTAAACGGATTGCCTTTGTCGTTGATCGTATCATGGTACGAACAAAAGGCTGTTGCTGATTTGCTGGCATTATTGAGTCTGGGAATTAAAGGCATATATTTAGGCCCTACCCTGCCGGCATTTTTGAGCCCGAATGTGCTTCAGTATTTAGTGGACACATTCGACTTGCGGCTTATTACCAATGCTGAGGATGACATTAAGACCTGCCTGAAACAGAATATTTGA
- a CDS encoding relaxase/mobilization nuclease domain-containing protein gives MAIVHFVNYKRGTQSRAAMRGVMLYVMQEMKTTWEGAPLVSGINCQAQSVYDDFLNTKLLYHKDGGVMFYHMVQSFPKGAAVDPQQAHEAARRMAEYFDGCEVLVCTHVDREHIHSHCIINSVNFETGKKLHMAKEQLQELMRRNDAICQEMGLPVFDAPTQQARGMGGAEYHTALKGQSWKLRLMNTIDECMKYAADKDTFVSLMASEGYAVRWEDTRKYITYTTPDGMRCRDGKLHEEKYCKEAMEHEFRIRAELIKRELRAEETDGGIETDESAEQRIDKYTAADDPTYCDPVQSAADDKQAGKAGGRNKLGAGGNSEYPAGAENAHRPDAGAEVSGRDAEIADGDEQAAGTGWEPEREVFLQMDSVAAGLQPAGGSQVDHAGADPRYGGTGGLVWRGGDPRPVPLIPAVAGLAAVGTLMDEDEDAEEKLRRMEAKIAAENFGAVVGFAAGAALAVKEKLDEQAVQEKQQQTMGGF, from the coding sequence ATGGCCATCGTACATTTCGTGAACTACAAGCGGGGCACACAGTCCCGCGCCGCCATGCGCGGCGTGATGCTCTACGTCATGCAGGAGATGAAAACCACATGGGAGGGCGCGCCGCTCGTCAGCGGCATCAACTGCCAAGCGCAAAGCGTCTACGACGATTTCCTGAACACGAAACTGCTCTACCACAAGGACGGCGGCGTGATGTTCTATCACATGGTGCAGAGCTTCCCAAAAGGCGCGGCTGTCGATCCACAGCAGGCCCACGAAGCCGCGCGGCGGATGGCGGAATACTTCGACGGCTGCGAGGTGCTGGTCTGCACCCATGTAGACCGGGAGCACATCCACTCCCACTGCATCATCAACTCCGTTAACTTCGAGACCGGCAAGAAGCTGCACATGGCGAAGGAACAACTGCAAGAGTTGATGCGGCGTAATGATGCGATCTGCCAGGAGATGGGTCTGCCGGTCTTTGACGCACCAACGCAGCAGGCCCGCGGCATGGGCGGCGCGGAATATCACACGGCGCTGAAAGGCCAAAGCTGGAAACTGCGGCTCATGAACACCATTGATGAGTGCATGAAATACGCCGCCGACAAGGATACCTTCGTTTCCCTGATGGCGTCCGAGGGCTACGCGGTGCGCTGGGAGGACACCCGCAAGTACATCACCTACACCACGCCGGACGGCATGAGGTGCCGCGACGGCAAACTACACGAGGAAAAGTATTGCAAGGAGGCCATGGAGCATGAATTCAGAATACGCGCAGAACTCATCAAGAGAGAATTACGAGCAGAGGAAACCGATGGAGGAATTGAAACGGATGAATCAGCCGAACAGCGCATCGACAAATACACCGCCGCAGACGATCCAACCTATTGTGATCCAGTGCAATCTGCCGCAGACGATAAACAAGCTGGCAAAGCAGGCGGACGGAATAAACTGGGAGCTGGAGGAAATTCGGAATATCCTGCCGGAGCTGAAAACGCGCATCGACCTGACGCCGGTGCAGAAGTCTCTGGCAGAGATGCAGAGATCGCTGACGGAGATGAGCAAGCTGCTGGAACGGGTTGGGAACCTGAGCGAGAAGTATTCCTGCAAATGGATTCGGTGGCTGCCGGACTTCAGCCTGCTGGTGGCTCTCAAGTGGATCATGCTGGTGCTGATCCTCGGTACGGCGGCACTGGCGGGCTGGTATGGCGCGGCGGCGATCCGCGGCCTGTTCCTCTGATCCCTGCCGTGGCCGGACTGGCTGCCGTGGGGACATTGATGGACGAGGATGAGGACGCCGAGGAAAAACTGCGGCGCATGGAGGCGAAGATCGCCGCCGAGAACTTCGGCGCTGTGGTCGGCTTCGCCGCAGGCGCGGCTCTGGCGGTAAAAGAAAAATTGGATGAGCAGGCTGTGCAAGAAAAACAGCAGCAAACCATGGGAGGGTTCTAA
- a CDS encoding response regulator transcription factor, whose amino-acid sequence MGHSIYLADDEKSIRELLHSFLASDGYTVRSFESGDALLEAFRQEPAELVILDIMMPGTDGLAVCRELRSVSDIPIILLTAKDSELDYVMGISQGSDDYLTKPFRPTILLMKVRALLRRVEMDRGKTAAAVDELRYGDLRYSATENAVFCGSTIVALTQTELRLLSYMLKQPEKAYSREELLSAVWGFDSEVETRVTDETLRRIRKKLLQAGSTVSVSTIWGFGYKLKGAEHT is encoded by the coding sequence ATGGGACATTCCATCTATTTGGCGGACGATGAAAAGAGCATCCGGGAACTGCTCCATAGCTTCCTCGCAAGCGACGGATATACCGTGCGCTCCTTTGAAAGCGGTGACGCGCTGCTGGAGGCATTCCGTCAGGAGCCTGCGGAGCTGGTCATACTGGACATTATGATGCCCGGCACGGACGGCCTTGCCGTGTGCCGGGAGCTACGCTCTGTTTCCGATATCCCCATTATCCTGCTTACGGCCAAGGACAGCGAGCTGGACTATGTCATGGGCATCAGTCAGGGCAGTGACGATTACCTCACCAAGCCCTTTCGCCCCACCATACTGCTCATGAAGGTGAGAGCCCTGCTGCGCCGGGTGGAGATGGACAGGGGGAAAACAGCGGCGGCAGTAGATGAATTGCGCTATGGGGATCTCCGCTATTCCGCTACGGAAAATGCTGTCTTTTGCGGAAGCACGATCGTGGCACTGACCCAGACCGAGCTGCGGCTGCTCAGCTATATGCTGAAGCAGCCGGAAAAGGCCTATTCCCGCGAGGAACTGCTCAGCGCGGTGTGGGGCTTCGACTCGGAGGTGGAGACCCGCGTGACCGACGAAACCCTGCGCCGTATCCGAAAAAAGCTGCTGCAAGCGGGCAGCACCGTCAGCGTAAGCACCATATGGGGCTTTGGCTATAAGCTGAAGGGAGCGGAGCACACATGA
- a CDS encoding DUF6076 domain-containing protein encodes MPLGIQQNNDFTQFTMDVWNDKIFYQEKEFPAGFMAASVLNISEEKLPELIQAGGAPTFLFPVVVQGSDEEAAAVFPQLRERILYLTELLWKYPPFCYNDYEKEMRRINILFDESALPQIRTPDSEFQTEFLRFCIGIIRIPIAMYHFYAAGRFFELDYLRRLKKRNETHFAVAAHDCFNSEQFWDEMRSLQSLDMEPFTVYPELSSTYVFARSPKNEKEMVFVERVIFPRLTDFYTYDLMNGLHHGHAPSQCQGCGRYFLTTNGHIPKYCDGVAPQDNRYTCRQYGAMMHQKEQNKQHPAYRLFTTRTDTIRKHHQRGKISDDLRREALYLAGSYRDKALMDNDYAADGYARDMELEHIYAEAENRLK; translated from the coding sequence ATGCCGCTGGGAATACAGCAGAACAACGATTTCACGCAGTTCACAATGGATGTCTGGAATGACAAGATCTTTTATCAGGAGAAGGAGTTCCCGGCGGGATTTATGGCTGCGTCCGTTTTGAACATTTCCGAAGAAAAACTGCCGGAGCTGATACAGGCCGGCGGCGCACCAACCTTCCTGTTCCCGGTGGTGGTACAGGGCAGCGATGAGGAAGCCGCGGCGGTATTCCCGCAGCTGCGGGAACGGATATTGTACCTGACTGAGCTTCTTTGGAAGTATCCGCCCTTTTGCTATAATGACTATGAGAAGGAAATGCGCCGGATCAATATCCTGTTTGATGAGAGCGCACTCCCCCAAATACGGACGCCCGATTCGGAGTTCCAGACAGAGTTCCTGAGATTCTGCATTGGGATCATACGCATCCCGATCGCCATGTACCACTTCTATGCAGCGGGGCGGTTCTTTGAGCTGGATTATCTGCGCCGTCTGAAAAAACGGAACGAAACACATTTCGCCGTGGCCGCGCATGACTGCTTCAACAGTGAGCAGTTTTGGGATGAGATGCGAAGTTTACAGAGCTTGGATATGGAGCCATTCACGGTTTATCCGGAGCTGTCCTCCACCTATGTGTTTGCCCGCAGTCCTAAAAACGAAAAAGAAATGGTGTTTGTAGAACGGGTGATTTTTCCACGCCTGACCGATTTCTACACCTATGACCTGATGAACGGATTGCACCACGGCCACGCGCCCAGCCAGTGCCAAGGCTGCGGAAGATACTTTCTGACCACCAACGGTCATATTCCAAAGTACTGCGATGGCGTCGCACCGCAGGACAATCGCTATACCTGCCGGCAGTACGGCGCGATGATGCACCAGAAGGAGCAGAACAAGCAGCACCCGGCCTACCGCCTGTTCACCACCCGCACCGACACCATCCGCAAGCATCACCAGAGAGGGAAGATCTCCGATGACCTGCGGCGGGAGGCACTGTATCTGGCGGGGAGCTACCGGGACAAGGCACTGATGGACAACGACTATGCCGCTGACGGATACGCGCGGGACATGGAATTGGAACACATTTACGCGGAGGCAGAGAATCGGCTGAAATGA
- a CDS encoding sigma factor: protein MTKNMYTVAGDGPCNEELALRIQAGDKNAAERLISQNEGYLTGLARAYTPWCETEDLKQEAALALLDAAGRFDPAYGTKLLTYATPAIEAALSDYAAQHFSSLSIPISRCNQLRRVAYLCAEGWDSSDAELVKVVCGELNVSAKVAGALIKEYRTLCGARQLGDDVFSISCGGDPAVAYDRLMRRTLLMQRMEQVLTPRELNLVRSYLGIGQPDEVGMTFQELAIYLNYNGPSGAEKAYKAALRKLKKDLYGGAYGRWLSVQKAIRTAKAEAEQAAGHGATPQRTWWGEKELMARFICEVVSLIRVHEIFSDALEHIAAKIFEES, encoded by the coding sequence GTGACGAAAAATATGTACACCGTTGCCGGGGACGGCCCCTGCAATGAAGAGCTGGCTTTGCGAATACAAGCCGGAGACAAAAACGCCGCGGAGCGGCTTATCTCACAAAACGAGGGATACCTCACCGGACTGGCACGGGCGTACACGCCGTGGTGTGAGACGGAGGACTTGAAGCAGGAGGCGGCGCTGGCGCTGCTGGACGCGGCAGGGCGCTTTGATCCCGCCTACGGAACAAAGCTGCTGACCTATGCGACACCCGCGATAGAAGCGGCGCTGTCCGACTACGCCGCACAGCATTTTTCCTCTCTGTCCATTCCCATCAGCCGGTGCAACCAACTGCGCAGGGTGGCATACCTCTGCGCCGAGGGATGGGACTCATCTGATGCTGAGTTGGTCAAGGTGGTGTGCGGAGAACTGAATGTATCTGCCAAGGTAGCTGGGGCATTGATAAAAGAATACCGGACGCTGTGCGGCGCGCGGCAGTTGGGCGACGATGTGTTCTCCATCAGCTGCGGCGGCGATCCTGCCGTTGCCTATGACCGCCTCATGCGCCGGACGCTGCTGATGCAGCGGATGGAGCAAGTGTTGACGCCCAGGGAGTTGAATCTGGTGCGGAGTTATCTGGGCATCGGTCAGCCGGACGAGGTTGGCATGACCTTTCAGGAGCTGGCGATCTATCTCAACTACAACGGCCCCAGCGGAGCGGAGAAGGCATACAAGGCCGCGCTGCGGAAGTTGAAAAAGGACTTGTACGGTGGGGCTTACGGCCGGTGGCTCTCCGTTCAGAAGGCTATCCGCACTGCCAAAGCGGAGGCGGAACAGGCCGCGGGGCATGGCGCAACGCCGCAGAGAACATGGTGGGGCGAAAAAGAGCTGATGGCGCGGTTTATCTGCGAGGTCGTTTCGCTGATCCGTGTTCATGAGATTTTCAGTGACGCATTGGAGCATATTGCTGCAAAAATTTTTGAGGAGTCTTGA
- a CDS encoding DUF3990 domain-containing protein encodes MNKIICVYHGSSQIIQQPVIGKGNPNNDYGLGFYCTESVELAKEWACSAEADGFANRYAFDLNGLSILSLTGGNYHILNWLYVLLNNRKFRIGGAVARQAKQYIGEHFAVEYKQYDVIKGYRADDSYFSFASAFLNNTISLQQLEKAMLLGKLGEQIVAISGKAFARFTFEEAIPAPCDMYYPKKLARDSKAREDFAKEKDRETVLSEKYVLDIIREEWGNEDERLQRIILG; translated from the coding sequence ATGAATAAAATAATCTGCGTTTATCATGGTTCCAGTCAAATTATCCAACAGCCTGTTATTGGCAAAGGAAACCCAAACAACGATTACGGACTGGGGTTCTACTGTACTGAGAGTGTGGAGCTTGCAAAGGAGTGGGCTTGTTCCGCTGAAGCGGATGGCTTTGCAAATCGATATGCCTTTGATTTAAACGGCCTGTCTATCCTCTCGCTTACAGGAGGTAATTATCATATTCTCAATTGGCTTTATGTACTGCTGAATAATCGGAAGTTCCGTATTGGCGGGGCAGTCGCAAGGCAAGCCAAGCAGTATATTGGCGAGCATTTTGCGGTAGAGTATAAGCAGTATGATGTCATCAAAGGATATCGGGCGGACGATTCTTATTTCTCATTCGCAAGTGCGTTTCTGAATAATACGATTTCTCTCCAACAGCTTGAAAAAGCGATGTTACTTGGGAAACTGGGCGAACAGATCGTTGCGATATCGGGAAAAGCGTTTGCTCGATTTACATTTGAGGAAGCCATTCCTGCACCGTGTGATATGTATTATCCGAAGAAGCTGGCACGAGACAGTAAAGCGCGCGAGGATTTTGCAAAAGAGAAGGATCGTGAAACGGTTTTGTCTGAAAAATATGTGCTGGACATCATTCGGGAAGAATGGGGGAATGAAGATGAACGCCTACAACGAATTATACTTGGATGA
- a CDS encoding helix-turn-helix domain-containing protein: protein MKMNAYNELYLDDAMANLGDMVEYAVCTLGYAPDDFFGWFISSGIASKFENGNPKYVAGMSGVELADAVLAAVNMQSERHHQPHLSSKGREYWAGWILAYYQWETNRRFSDMVEYGLTLSVVMSLYILHEADVSKFVESADEIIQRNKGSRKSKLQLTRKARGLTQQQLSEASGVSLRMIQLYEQKQYELAKAQAGIVLDLAKVLGCDAADLIQG, encoded by the coding sequence ATGAAGATGAACGCCTACAACGAATTATACTTGGATGATGCAATGGCCAATCTCGGAGATATGGTCGAGTACGCCGTGTGTACACTCGGCTATGCACCGGATGACTTCTTTGGCTGGTTCATTTCCTCCGGAATTGCCTCAAAATTCGAGAATGGAAATCCGAAGTATGTTGCAGGAATGTCGGGGGTCGAACTGGCAGACGCTGTGCTTGCTGCCGTGAATATGCAGAGTGAGCGTCATCATCAGCCCCATCTATCCTCAAAGGGGAGAGAGTACTGGGCCGGATGGATCCTTGCCTATTACCAGTGGGAAACAAACCGACGCTTCAGCGATATGGTAGAATACGGATTGACACTATCGGTAGTGATGTCTCTATATATCCTGCACGAAGCGGATGTAAGCAAATTCGTGGAGAGTGCAGATGAGATCATTCAAAGGAACAAGGGTAGCCGTAAGTCTAAGCTACAGCTTACACGGAAGGCGAGAGGGCTGACACAGCAGCAGCTCAGTGAAGCATCCGGAGTCTCCTTGCGAATGATCCAGCTCTACGAGCAGAAGCAGTACGAACTTGCAAAAGCGCAGGCCGGTATTGTGCTTGACCTTGCCAAAGTACTTGGATGCGATGCCGCTGATCTGATCCAGGGATAG
- a CDS encoding MobC family plasmid mobilization relaxosome protein — translation MKKDIKFSTRMASADREKIRALAAKAHMSMSDYVTACCLGKRIIVIDEQKELLRQLKGIGSNINRLTVLANMGKVQVIGLEKTAGELSEVSAALRSVMEGR, via the coding sequence ATGAAAAAAGATATCAAATTCAGCACGCGCATGGCGTCCGCTGACCGTGAGAAGATCAGGGCGTTGGCGGCGAAAGCTCACATGTCCATGAGCGATTATGTCACCGCCTGCTGTCTCGGCAAGCGGATCATCGTCATCGATGAGCAGAAGGAACTGCTCCGCCAGCTCAAGGGCATCGGCAGCAACATCAACCGCCTCACCGTCCTCGCCAACATGGGCAAGGTGCAGGTCATCGGTCTGGAAAAAACTGCCGGTGAGTTGTCCGAGGTCAGCGCCGCGCTGCGGTCAGTCATGGAAGGGCGGTGA